From one Sulfuricurvum sp. IAE1 genomic stretch:
- the fliR gene encoding flagellar biosynthetic protein FliR has translation MEWAQLFSEGRTIAFLLLFTRFTALFMAVPIFSHMNIPISVKAAMAFFFTVFFFGAVPPLNIPTDALSLTVAILGEMLFGLVVGTILQLAYHVVTFAGGQISFMMGFSLASAIDPQSGVSMPIVSQFLALLALMILLVFDLHHWILLYASASISQVPLGGFMITPSLFQYIMHATLNMFVVGFMIAFPITALSILADIIFGMLMKTMPQFNLLVIGMPIKIAVSFVVLMATLAATLAIVTSQTQSAYNFLEKLF, from the coding sequence ATGGAATGGGCGCAGCTGTTCAGCGAAGGGAGGACGATAGCGTTTTTGCTGTTGTTTACCCGTTTTACCGCTCTATTCATGGCGGTTCCCATTTTTTCCCACATGAATATCCCCATCAGCGTCAAAGCGGCAATGGCCTTTTTTTTCACCGTCTTTTTTTTCGGTGCCGTCCCTCCTCTAAACATCCCGACAGACGCGTTGAGCCTTACCGTCGCCATTCTGGGTGAGATGCTCTTTGGGCTGGTGGTCGGGACGATACTGCAGCTGGCGTACCACGTTGTCACGTTCGCCGGCGGGCAGATATCGTTTATGATGGGATTTTCGCTTGCCTCGGCGATCGACCCGCAATCAGGGGTGTCGATGCCGATCGTCAGCCAGTTTTTGGCTCTGCTCGCATTGATGATACTACTCGTTTTCGACCTGCACCACTGGATTTTGCTCTACGCGTCGGCGTCGATATCGCAGGTCCCCCTGGGGGGATTTATGATTACTCCTTCGCTGTTCCAGTACATCATGCATGCCACGCTCAATATGTTCGTCGTGGGCTTTATGATCGCGTTTCCGATCACGGCCCTCTCCATTCTCGCCGATATCATTTTCGGTATGCTGATGAAGACGATGCCGCAGTTCAACCTGCTGGTGATCGGGATGCCGATCAAGATCGCGGTGTCGTTCGTCGTACTGATGGCGACCCTTGCCGCAACGCTGGCCATCGTGACGTCGCAGACCCAAAGCGCCTATAATTTCCTGGAAAAGCTATTCTAG
- the tsf gene encoding translation elongation factor Ts, producing MAEITAAMVKALREATDAPMMDCKKALTESEGDMEKAKEWLRDRGMAQTAKKADRVAAEGLLGLKVADTFASASLVEINSETDFVAKNDGFIALVGNTAAHIFTTGVSTLEELNESSYETGTFSEYFTAQVARIGEKIVTRRFVTLNAGENGAVNGYVHSNGRVGVLVAAKCDSQKTAELMAPMLKNIAMHAAAMKPSVLSYKDFDASFVEAETIGRIEAIKTENEELARLKKPLKNVPQYISMSQLTPEVMAAAEEAIKAELAAEGKPEKIWANIIPGKLARFVDDNTTLDKELALLDQKYVMDDSLTVAEAVAKEAAKHGGTAEIVEFIKYEVGEGIEKQVTDFAAEVAAQMG from the coding sequence ATGGCAGAAATTACAGCAGCAATGGTAAAAGCGCTTCGGGAAGCAACCGATGCGCCCATGATGGATTGTAAAAAGGCTCTGACCGAATCCGAAGGAGACATGGAGAAAGCCAAAGAGTGGCTCCGTGACCGCGGTATGGCTCAAACGGCCAAAAAAGCGGACCGTGTTGCGGCAGAAGGCCTTCTGGGGCTGAAAGTCGCCGATACGTTTGCTTCGGCATCGCTCGTCGAGATCAACTCCGAAACCGACTTCGTCGCGAAAAACGACGGTTTTATCGCCCTTGTCGGCAATACTGCGGCACACATTTTTACGACCGGCGTCAGCACTCTTGAAGAGCTGAACGAGTCGTCATACGAAACCGGGACTTTTTCGGAGTATTTCACCGCTCAGGTCGCCCGTATCGGTGAAAAAATCGTTACCCGCCGTTTCGTAACGCTCAATGCCGGCGAAAACGGCGCGGTGAACGGCTACGTCCACTCAAACGGCCGCGTAGGCGTTCTCGTAGCGGCCAAATGCGACAGCCAGAAAACGGCCGAGCTTATGGCTCCGATGCTCAAAAACATCGCGATGCACGCTGCGGCGATGAAACCTTCGGTCCTTTCGTACAAAGATTTCGACGCGTCATTCGTCGAAGCCGAAACAATCGGCCGTATCGAAGCGATCAAAACCGAGAACGAAGAGCTCGCGCGTTTGAAAAAACCGCTGAAAAACGTTCCCCAGTATATCTCTATGTCACAACTCACTCCCGAAGTGATGGCGGCTGCGGAAGAGGCGATCAAAGCCGAACTCGCCGCAGAAGGAAAACCGGAGAAAATCTGGGCCAACATCATCCCGGGTAAACTTGCCCGTTTCGTTGACGACAACACGACGCTGGACAAAGAGCTGGCGCTTCTTGACCAGAAATACGTCATGGACGACTCTTTGACGGTAGCCGAAGCGGTTGCCAAAGAAGCCGCGAAACACGGCGGTACTGCCGAGATCGTCGAATTCATCAAGTATGAAGTCGGTGAAGGTATCGAAAAACAAGTCACCGACTTCGCTGCCGAAGTCGCTGCACAAATGGGATAA
- a CDS encoding ABC transporter ATP-binding protein encodes MTLINATSLSHAFEYPLFEDISLGLQSGESIAIVGVSGSGKSTLMHVLSTMLRPNGGRVELFGRDIYALNDAELVRLRRHELGLIYQSHYLFKGFSAYENLEVAALLANETIDPQLLERLGIERVITQKVTELSGGQQQRVSIARVLSKKPRLIFADEPTGNLDHATAEEVMGIFEEYLQKRDAGMVLVTHDEALARRCTRVYRMQNGTLDAV; translated from the coding sequence ATGACACTTATAAACGCCACATCCTTATCGCATGCATTTGAGTATCCGCTGTTTGAGGATATATCGCTTGGTCTGCAAAGCGGCGAATCGATTGCGATCGTCGGGGTGAGCGGCAGCGGAAAATCGACGTTGATGCATGTCCTTTCGACGATGCTGCGTCCCAACGGCGGCAGAGTGGAACTGTTCGGGCGGGATATTTACGCACTCAATGATGCGGAATTGGTTCGCCTCCGGCGTCACGAACTGGGGCTTATTTATCAGAGCCACTATCTTTTTAAAGGGTTTAGTGCGTACGAGAACCTTGAAGTCGCGGCCCTTTTGGCAAACGAGACGATCGACCCGCAACTGCTCGAGCGGCTTGGAATCGAGCGCGTCATTACCCAAAAAGTAACCGAACTCTCCGGCGGGCAGCAGCAGCGGGTATCGATCGCCAGGGTCCTCTCCAAAAAACCGCGCCTCATTTTCGCGGACGAGCCGACGGGCAATCTCGATCATGCCACGGCCGAAGAGGTGATGGGGATATTCGAGGAGTATCTTCAAAAGCGTGATGCGGGGATGGTCTTGGTGACCCACGATGAAGCGTTGGCCCGTCGCTGCACCCGTGTATACCGGATGCAAAACGGGACGCTAGACGCGGTGTAG
- the rpsB gene encoding 30S ribosomal protein S2, with translation MVTMKDLLECGVHFGHQTRRWNPKMKKYIFGVRKNIYIIDLQKTLRYFRNAYQQVVDAAAEGKTVLFVGTKKQARVAIREAAEKCGMPYVDNRWLGGMLTNFPTIQKSIRKLDIIEEMQSSGQVNLLTKKEALMMERQKQKLIAYLGGIRHMKTLPDMMFVIDAVKEHIAVQEARNLGIKVVAPLDTNCDPDVIDIPIPGNDDAIRSIQLFCKEMAEAVLEGKALANGGSDEAVVEEEVAVEAAAEEAAASEEVAEEA, from the coding sequence ATGGTCACAATGAAAGACCTTCTCGAATGTGGTGTCCACTTCGGTCACCAAACACGTCGCTGGAACCCGAAAATGAAAAAATATATTTTCGGCGTCCGCAAAAACATTTACATCATCGACCTCCAAAAAACATTGCGTTATTTCCGCAATGCGTATCAGCAAGTCGTTGACGCTGCGGCGGAAGGGAAAACCGTTCTGTTCGTCGGTACGAAAAAACAAGCGCGCGTAGCGATCCGCGAAGCGGCTGAAAAATGCGGCATGCCATACGTTGACAACCGCTGGTTGGGCGGAATGCTCACCAACTTCCCGACAATCCAGAAATCGATCCGTAAACTGGACATCATCGAAGAGATGCAAAGCAGCGGGCAGGTTAACCTTCTGACCAAAAAAGAAGCGCTGATGATGGAACGCCAGAAACAAAAACTGATCGCGTACCTCGGCGGTATCCGCCACATGAAAACGCTTCCCGACATGATGTTCGTTATCGATGCGGTAAAAGAACACATCGCGGTTCAGGAAGCGCGCAACCTCGGAATCAAAGTAGTTGCTCCTCTGGATACCAACTGTGATCCCGACGTCATCGACATCCCCATCCCGGGTAACGACGACGCGATCCGTTCTATACAGCTTTTCTGTAAAGAAATGGCCGAAGCGGTTCTCGAAGGTAAAGCACTGGCTAACGGCGGAAGCGATGAAGCCGTTGTCGAAGAAGAAGTAGCGGTTGAAGCTGCGGCCGAAGAAGCTGCGGCAAGCGAAGAAGTCGCAGAGGAAGCGTAA